In Candidatus Saccharibacteria bacterium oral taxon 488, a single window of DNA contains:
- a CDS encoding tRNA (adenosine(37)-N6)-threonylcarbamoyltransferase complex transferase subunit TsaD, whose product MRILGIESSCDETAAAVVEDGERLLSNVVNSQIDIHAEYGGVIPEIAARSHLEVINPVIKKALSDAGCTWDDIDAIAVTYAPGLIGSLLIGTLTARTLAIIHNKPLYKIHHVEAHVYANFITEQRKRGSKHDKLLELTTSAQTREASLSDSLRDEDCLSKASPAVAKESDEKASRRAEAVVNSSNLALSLPHYQPAFPLLALIVSGGHSQLVLFQGHGDYQLIGQTQDDAVGEAFDKVAKIIGLPYPGGPAIAKAAELGDPHAFHLPIAKLDGEYDFSFSGLKTAVLRTVQREVGKDFTFPSHELPELVNDSLRHNMAASFQYTAVKTLVDKTKKAYDNFQPASVVIAGGVAANQELRRQLRRALPIDIEYAPIQLCTDNAAMIAALGYFRAQIDKPADPYDLEVQPSLSMTAI is encoded by the coding sequence ATGAGGATTTTGGGAATCGAGTCCAGCTGCGATGAAACAGCGGCGGCGGTCGTTGAAGATGGCGAACGCCTGCTTTCTAATGTGGTCAATTCCCAAATCGACATCCATGCCGAATACGGCGGCGTCATCCCGGAAATCGCTGCCCGCAGCCACCTGGAAGTTATCAACCCGGTCATTAAAAAGGCTTTGTCTGATGCCGGCTGCACCTGGGACGACATCGATGCCATCGCCGTCACCTACGCGCCCGGCCTGATCGGCTCGCTGCTCATCGGCACTCTCACCGCCCGCACCCTCGCCATCATTCACAATAAGCCGCTCTACAAGATACACCATGTCGAGGCGCATGTGTACGCTAATTTCATCACCGAACAGAGAAAGAGAGGCTCAAAACATGACAAATTGCTGGAATTAACAACATCTGCACAAACCCGAGAGGCGAGCTTGTCAGATTCCTTGCGAGACGAGGACTGTTTGAGCAAAGCGAGTCCCGCAGTCGCCAAAGAATCTGACGAGAAAGCATCTCGGCGTGCGGAAGCCGTTGTTAATTCCAGCAATTTGGCACTGTCTTTACCGCATTATCAACCCGCCTTCCCCCTCCTCGCCCTCATCGTCTCTGGCGGACATTCACAGCTGGTCCTATTCCAAGGTCACGGTGACTACCAACTCATCGGCCAGACCCAAGACGATGCCGTCGGCGAGGCGTTCGACAAGGTCGCTAAAATCATTGGCCTGCCCTACCCTGGCGGCCCTGCCATCGCCAAAGCAGCCGAGCTCGGCGATCCCCACGCTTTTCACCTGCCCATCGCCAAGCTTGATGGCGAGTACGATTTCTCCTTCTCTGGCCTCAAGACAGCCGTTCTGAGGACCGTTCAGCGCGAGGTGGGCAAAGACTTCACCTTTCCGTCGCACGAGCTTCCAGAGCTAGTAAACGACAGTCTAAGGCATAATATGGCAGCCAGTTTCCAGTACACCGCCGTTAAAACCCTGGTCGATAAGACCAAGAAAGCTTACGACAATTTCCAGCCTGCCTCCGTCGTCATCGCCGGTGGCGTCGCCGCCAATCAAGAATTACGCCGCCAACTACGCCGGGCCTTGCCTATCGATATCGAATACGCGCCCATCCAGCTCTGCACCGACAACGCCGCCATGATCGCCGCGCTCGGTTATTTCCGCGCCCAAATCGACAAGCCCGCCGACCCGTACGACCTGGAAGTGCAACCAAGTTTATCAATGACAGCAATCTAA
- a CDS encoding peptidoglycan bridge formation glycyltransferase FemA/FemB family protein: MNQHFLQSTAWQAFQGSLGRTTFRDSGPDWEYLAILERSTGNSRLYCPYGPTANDEHSLAAALDSLAQLGKTHRVTFLRVEPTNLDFTAHLQTHGWKKVTYQKLQPEHSHVIDLTQPQDQLIAHMAQPVRNVYRNYHKKGVSVHRSTDPHDIDILLKFVHEVAQQRGITPHPDSYFRQQAATLFPLGAATLYYAALDDQPIAAALFYHSSDTLYYAHAGASSDPAHRKLNAGTALLAEAIIDAQQRGLTKADLYGIAPDGADKNHPWAGFTKFKRSFGGHDVTFAGAWDLPLQRCRYWLYRAYQTLR, from the coding sequence ATGAACCAACATTTTTTACAATCAACCGCCTGGCAAGCCTTTCAAGGGTCGCTCGGGCGCACCACCTTTCGCGATAGCGGCCCGGACTGGGAATACTTGGCTATTTTAGAGCGCAGCACTGGCAATTCCCGCCTGTATTGCCCATACGGTCCTACTGCCAATGACGAGCATTCGCTCGCAGCAGCCCTTGATTCCCTAGCTCAGCTTGGTAAAACACACCGCGTTACTTTCCTGCGCGTTGAGCCAACCAACCTCGACTTTACCGCCCATCTGCAAACTCACGGCTGGAAAAAGGTCACCTACCAAAAGCTCCAGCCCGAGCACTCGCACGTCATCGACCTGACCCAGCCGCAAGACCAGCTGATCGCCCATATGGCACAGCCAGTTCGTAATGTGTACCGCAATTATCATAAAAAAGGCGTCTCTGTCCACCGCTCGACCGACCCGCATGACATTGATATCTTGCTAAAATTTGTCCACGAGGTCGCTCAGCAGCGCGGCATCACACCACACCCCGATAGTTATTTCCGCCAGCAAGCCGCCACTCTCTTCCCGCTCGGCGCAGCCACGCTGTATTACGCCGCGCTTGATGATCAGCCCATCGCCGCTGCCCTGTTTTACCACAGCAGCGACACGCTATATTACGCCCACGCTGGCGCCTCATCAGACCCAGCTCACCGCAAACTTAACGCTGGCACTGCCCTACTGGCCGAGGCAATTATTGACGCTCAGCAGCGCGGATTAACCAAAGCTGACCTCTACGGCATCGCCCCCGACGGTGCCGACAAAAACCATCCGTGGGCTGGCTTCACCAAGTTCAAACGCTCATTTGGCGGACATGACGTCACCTTTGCCGGGGCTTGGGATTTGCCATTACAGCGCTGCCGCTACTGGCTGTACCGCGCCTACCAAACGCTGCGTTAA
- a CDS encoding valine--tRNA ligase, whose amino-acid sequence MQLAKQYTPNDYEPNIYAMWETSGALEPTGTGKPYSIVMPPPNANGNLHIGHALDMNLKDIMIRYHRMKGDDAVFIPGADHAGFETWVVYEKELAKQGKSRFDFSREQLYDQVWQFVEEKRGNMELQLRALGVSASWRHLTFTLDDKVIATVYETFKKLWDDGLVYRGERIVNYCTKHQTSFADIEVEHKNEKGKLWQIAYPTLDKIGEIVVATTRPETMLGDVAVAVHPDDERYKHLIGTRILLPITDEEIPIIADEYVDMNYGTGAVKITPAHDPNDFEMAQRHHLPLKQIISQEGKMVNVPPQFLGLTPAEARTRVLAALESLELRRGETDIEHAVGHCYKCGSVIEPMVKEQWFIKMQPLAQPAIEALEREEITFYPAAKRKELIAYLKQLKDWNISRQIPWGIPIPAFVNESDPRDWIFNIRTDERKIVVNGTTYVREEDTFDTWFSSGQWPYIVTDYLNGGELAKYFPTSLMETGMDIMRAWVARMIMLSLYRTGKLPFKDVYLHGMVNDEHNQKMSKSKGNVINPMELVSEFGSDATRMGIIAGRAPAQHQAFNKGAVIAARNFCNKLWNIARFVEAQIGDEHQIVDLEPQTPADHWIIRQLNDAANNVAVRLEQYRFSEAADTVYHAIWDDLADWYIESSKTAINRPLLSWALATSLKIAHPFAPFVTETIWQTLNYTDGILMRDHWPTPEKFDPIAAEQFEQLKTLVAEGRWVIAELPGNKKYRLLYGNDSLIADNQDTIKHLMRLESIAHTDQPRGLRLAAANREAWLDIDEETLYQHQTDLEVRLGEARRTLSNLQARLDNPTYVEKAPAHLVEETRQQLAEQEKLIQRFIGELEVISSR is encoded by the coding sequence ATGCAATTAGCCAAACAATACACCCCAAACGATTACGAACCAAACATTTACGCCATGTGGGAAACTAGCGGTGCATTAGAGCCGACTGGCACTGGCAAACCGTACTCCATCGTCATGCCGCCGCCCAACGCTAATGGTAACTTGCACATTGGCCATGCCCTAGACATGAATTTGAAGGATATTATGATCCGCTATCACCGCATGAAGGGCGACGACGCGGTATTTATTCCTGGGGCAGATCATGCTGGCTTTGAGACATGGGTAGTTTATGAAAAAGAACTGGCAAAACAGGGAAAAAGCCGTTTTGACTTTTCACGTGAACAACTGTACGACCAGGTTTGGCAATTTGTTGAAGAAAAACGCGGCAACATGGAGTTGCAGCTGCGGGCTCTGGGCGTCAGCGCTTCTTGGCGGCATTTGACCTTTACGCTGGACGATAAAGTCATCGCTACAGTGTACGAGACCTTCAAAAAGCTGTGGGATGATGGTCTGGTATATCGCGGTGAGCGGATCGTTAATTATTGCACCAAACACCAAACCAGCTTCGCCGACATTGAAGTTGAGCATAAAAATGAAAAGGGGAAGTTGTGGCAAATCGCTTACCCGACGCTGGATAAAATCGGCGAAATCGTAGTCGCCACCACGCGGCCGGAGACCATGCTAGGCGACGTGGCAGTGGCTGTCCACCCGGATGACGAGCGCTACAAACACCTCATCGGTACGCGAATTTTATTGCCAATCACCGACGAGGAAATCCCAATCATCGCCGACGAGTACGTCGATATGAACTATGGTACTGGCGCAGTGAAAATTACGCCAGCGCACGACCCGAACGACTTCGAAATGGCCCAGCGCCACCATCTGCCGCTCAAACAAATCATCAGCCAAGAAGGCAAGATGGTCAACGTACCGCCGCAATTCCTAGGCCTGACGCCGGCAGAAGCCCGCACCCGCGTGTTGGCGGCTTTGGAGTCGCTAGAGCTGCGCCGCGGCGAAACAGACATTGAACATGCCGTCGGACATTGTTACAAATGCGGCAGCGTGATTGAGCCGATGGTTAAGGAGCAGTGGTTTATTAAAATGCAGCCGTTGGCTCAACCAGCCATTGAAGCCTTAGAGAGGGAAGAGATTACCTTTTATCCAGCTGCCAAACGCAAAGAACTCATCGCTTATCTTAAACAACTGAAAGACTGGAATATCTCCCGGCAAATCCCATGGGGTATCCCGATTCCCGCATTCGTCAATGAAAGCGACCCACGCGACTGGATATTTAACATTCGTACTGACGAACGAAAGATAGTTGTAAATGGTACAACATATGTCAGAGAAGAGGACACTTTTGATACCTGGTTCTCATCTGGCCAGTGGCCGTACATCGTTACCGATTACCTAAACGGCGGGGAACTAGCCAAATATTTCCCAACCAGCCTGATGGAAACTGGTATGGACATTATGCGGGCGTGGGTAGCACGCATGATTATGCTTAGCCTGTACCGCACCGGCAAACTACCGTTCAAGGATGTTTATCTGCACGGTATGGTCAACGACGAACATAATCAAAAAATGTCCAAATCCAAGGGCAATGTCATAAATCCAATGGAGCTAGTGTCAGAATTTGGCTCGGACGCCACTCGCATGGGCATCATCGCTGGCCGCGCGCCGGCACAGCACCAGGCATTTAACAAGGGCGCGGTCATCGCTGCTCGCAATTTCTGTAATAAGCTGTGGAATATCGCTCGTTTCGTCGAGGCGCAAATCGGCGATGAACATCAAATCGTTGACCTGGAGCCGCAGACGCCGGCCGATCACTGGATTATCCGCCAACTGAATGACGCCGCCAATAACGTCGCCGTCCGCCTGGAGCAGTACCGCTTTTCTGAAGCCGCGGATACGGTCTATCACGCTATTTGGGACGACCTAGCTGATTGGTACATCGAGTCATCAAAAACTGCTATCAATCGCCCATTACTGTCATGGGCGCTGGCAACCAGCCTGAAAATCGCTCATCCGTTCGCGCCATTCGTTACTGAAACTATTTGGCAGACGCTTAATTACACCGACGGTATCTTGATGCGCGACCACTGGCCGACCCCAGAAAAGTTCGACCCTATCGCCGCCGAGCAGTTTGAACAGCTGAAGACGCTGGTCGCGGAAGGCCGCTGGGTGATCGCTGAACTGCCAGGTAATAAGAAATATCGACTACTATACGGTAATGACAGCCTCATCGCTGATAATCAAGACACCATTAAACACCTCATGCGCCTGGAGTCAATTGCACACACCGATCAACCGCGAGGCCTTAGGTTGGCGGCGGCAAACAGGGAAGCGTGGTTGGATATTGACGAGGAGACACTCTATCAGCACCAGACCGATCTGGAAGTGCGGCTAGGTGAAGCGCGGCGAACCCTGTCAAACCTCCAAGCACGGCTGGATAATCCAACTTATGTTGAAAAGGCGCCAGCCCATCTCGTCGAGGAAACTCGCCAGCAGCTGGCCGAGCAAGAAAAGCTCATCCAGCGCTTCATCGGCGAGCTCGAAGTCATCAGCTCACGCTAA